A portion of the Carassius carassius chromosome 42, fCarCar2.1, whole genome shotgun sequence genome contains these proteins:
- the LOC132124477 gene encoding nebulin-like isoform X4, giving the protein MSTAEETAGQMDRGVEPAAEDSPASVTADQGPHPCSDPKPDPRSDRNPDPSSDPNPVPKPDLNPDPKPETSSDLNPDPKPDLNPDPKPEPSSDLDPDPKPDLNPDPKPEPSSDLNPDPKPDPRYDRNPDPSSDLNNDPKPELSSDLNPDPKPDLNPDRISDLNPDPSPDLKPDSSPHPKPDLNPDRISDLNPDPSPDLKPDSSPHPKPDLTSDMNPDLSPDPKSESTSDLNTDLTSDLNPDPTSDLNTDPTSDLNTDPNPGSKSDSTSDLNPDSTSDLNTDPSPDPKSDSTSDLNPDPTSDLNPDSTSDPISDLNPDPTSDLNPDPISDLNPDPSPDPKPDPTSDLNPDPNPDLIPEPSSATHEVTHTDDGGGSVSSSLSERKNTNGRKKLLNGVCSCVPETLEILHAKHASELYSEMLYREDGRRDLCVSLYSLMPDTPDTEFAREMSDLQSEVRYKEDGRKKLSCSLYSQLADTTDTQHAKRMTDVQSDNKYKEAGRKNTSTCLYSQLPETLETQHAKEAYQLQSQVTYKEGQTCASSSLFSTLADTPEIQSAREITETISENKYREQSRKSISSCIYSQLPETPETEFSRSVSELQSQVKYKEASKQQMSRSLYHQLPETPETQHARDASHIQSQLKYRQGRASVMGSSLFSLMTETPQNEFVKQQMELQSELKYKAEVKENSSNLYSLMPETLDTQFAKHTAELQSDVKYKEASKQQMSRSLYHQLPETPETQHARDASHIQSQVAYKGIRKGDFSGSSFTVVPDSAEMKFVQQISHMLSEKEYREEGRRNFSSSVYSQLGDTPETQFIRSVSDLQSEVKYKASGKQQVSDSLYATLPETLDTQHAKHATAIISEVKYKEDGRQSLSSPLFTRLPETLQTQTAREIADAQSNVRYKQKNDQVSLYSLLPQTADTEFAKHMSDVQSELQYKQEGKKEAESNLYSLMPQTLETEHAKDAYELQSQVKYKEKNRTDASLYACLPETQDTEHAKHAGELRSELKYKEAVKNDLSSPLYSQMSDTAEIQRLRDLTALQSQVQYKTEGQKLLSSSVYSQMAETPETQFMKTVTELQSDVKYKEASKQQMSRSLYHQLPETPETQHARDASHIQSQVKYKEKVNSSSLYSRLPETSETRLARELTDVCSEVRYKEDGRRDVSSCLYSHLPETPETQFAKQQTELQSQNQYRRETQEDLSHCLYSQLPETLHTQFVKELTPLISESKYRESGKKESSTCLYHTLPETKDTQHARDATQIQSEVRYKEGKSLQSCSVYSQLPQTPQTQLAARVSELQSDNKYREDGRRSISSCLYSQLSETPETQFVRTVTDLQSDSKYKEAGRKQASGALYSLLPETLETQHAKDATDLLSQMKYKEEAKKEASVSLYTLLPETTETRHAKHASELLSENKYKRSSKQENSSSIYSQMPQTQETQFAKQMAELQSDNQYRRETQEDLSHCLYSQLPETLHTQFVKELTPLISENKYKEDGKKELQKCLYAHLPETSETQHARELTQLYSQKSYRDSLDAQVCLYAQMPQTIETVFAKEVSKQQSDKLYKEKFNSEKGKSNYSQMKDLPDVTHAIQVNKHQSNVAYRRGKEELHKFSEVMDRPDIRNATHASKLASDVAYRSKVDVFDQRALLERPDIQHAQEAARLASQVNYKQKFEKNLREQKPQYNPSECVSFRHTQAASALASQVKYSQKKLQAVTDLPNLLHLGHVLHASKLQSNVEYRKKYEESKGHYLLALDTAEQRHHQENAVLHSQWKYKEEYEKNRGKSQMEFGDTQMYKVSKEAQKMQSEKEYRKEYESQMKGKVLLEVDLTPAYLSARYASSLVSEKEYRKNLEQEVKGKSLTGLEETPDLLRVKNAGHILSEKEYRKDLESEIRGKGTDVTADSLEIQRAKKASEISSDVSYRQASQHRESSFSTVTDTPALLHAAYLRDVYSQKKYRGDMERLKSLCSAASDTPEIQRVKNNQRNISALFYTWDSRLMKGLMSAVTDSPEIKLARENTKNISDVQYRESVGSGTAVTDTPEMERVRRNQHNISDAKYKKAVDPVSVGVTPELERVKQNQQNISTVQYQRSLKEVKGHSCSELDTPEMRRVRKSQDAVSMAKYHEEFERSRGRGATHTLDEQHMARLHGDQLMGTGDGYHGVQPQVVEMDRRSAGASGVYQHHSHPPQQGYGHSGQSPPHSTSTQRVYRALYDYAAQDHDEVSFRDGDVIINAQPIDEGWMFGTVQRTGKSGMLPANYVQCLN; this is encoded by the exons ATGTCTACCGCTGAGGAAACTgctggacagatggacagaggtGTGGAACCGGCCGCTGAG GATTCTCCAGCATCTGTCACAGCCGATCAAGGTCCTCATCCATGTTCTGATCCAAAACCTGATCCGAGATCTGATCGGAATCCTGATCCGAGTTCTGATCCGAATCCTGTTCCAAAACCTGATCTGAATCCTGATCCAAAACCTGAAACGAGTTCTGATCTGAATCCTGATCCAAAACCTGATCTGAATCCTGATCCAAAACCTGAGCCGAGTTCTGATCTGGATCCTGATCCAAAACCTGATCTGAATCCTGATCCAAAACCTGAACCGAGTTCTGATCTGAATCCTGATCCAAAACCTGATCCAAGATATGATCGGAATCCTGATCCGAGTTCTGATCTGAATAATGATCCAAAACCTGAACTAAGTTCTGATCTGAATCCTGATCCAAAACCTGATCTGAATCCTGATCGGATTTCTGATCTGAATCCTGATCCGAGTCCTGATCTGAAACCTGATTCGAGTCCTCATCCAAAACCTGATCTGAATCCTGATCGGATTTCTGATCTGAATCCTGATCCGAGTCCTGATCTGAAACCTGATTCGAGTCCTCATCCAAAACCTGATCTGACTTCTGATATGAATCCTGATCTGAGTCCTGATCCAAAATCTGAATCGACTTCTGATCTTAATACTGATCTGACTTCTGATCTGAATCCTGATCCGACTTCTGATCTGAATACTGATCCGACTTCTGATCTGAATACTGACCCTAATCCTGGTTCAAAATCTGATTCGACTTCTGATCTGAATCCTGATTCAACTTCTGATCTGAATACTGATCCGAGTCCTGATCCAAAATCTGATTCGACTTCTGATCTGAATCCTGATCCGACTTCTGATCTGAATCCTGATTCGACTTCTGATCCGATTTCTGATCTGAATCCTGATCCAACTTCTGATCTGAATCCTGATCCGATTTCTGATCTGAATCCTGATCCGAGTCCTGATCCAAAACCTGATCCGACTTCTGATCTGAACCCTGATCCGAATCCTGATCTGATTCCTGAACCAAGCTCAGCAACCCATGAG gtcacacacacagatgatggAGGAGGGAGTGTCTCTTCATCTCTCAGTGAG AGGAAGAATACCAATGGCAGGAAGAAGCTGCTGAACGGTGTGTGCTCGTGTGTCCCTGAAACATTAGAGATTCTACACGCTAAACACGCCTCAGAGCTGTACAGCGAG atgctgTACCGTGAGGACGGACGCAGGgatctgtgtgtcagtctgtacTCACTGATGCCCGACACACCAGACACAGAGTTCGCTAGAGAGATGAGCGATCTTCAGAGTGAG GTCAGATATAAAGAGGACGGGAGGAAGAAACTGTCGTGTAGTCTGTACTCTCAGCTGGCCGACACAACTGACACGCAACACGCCAAACGCATGACGGATGTGCAGAGCGAC AATAAATACAAAGAAGCTGGCAGAAAAAACACTTCCACATGTCTTTACTCACAACTGCCTGAAACCCTGGAGACTCAACACGCTAAAGAAGCGTACCAGCTACAGAGCCAG GTGACGTATAAGGAGGGTCAGACGTGTGCGTCCAGCTCTCTGTTCTCCACGCTGGCCGACACGCCGGAGATTCAGTCCGCTCGAGAGATCACAGAGACCATCAGCGAG aataaATACCGCGAGCAGAGCAGGAAGAGCATCAGCAGCTGCATTTACTCTCAGCTTCCTGAAACTCCAGAGACTGAGTTCAGCAGGAGCGTCTCTGAGCTGCAGAGTCAG gtgaagTATAAGGAGGCCAGTAAGCAGCAGATGAGCAGATCTCTGTACCATCAGCTCCCAGAGACTCCAGAAACTCAACACGCTCGAGACGCCTCTCACATCCAGAGCCAG CTGAAGTACAGGCAGGGCCGGGCGTCTGTGATGGGCAGTAGTTTGTTCTCGCTGATGACGGAGACGCCGCAGAACGAGTTTGTGAAGCAGCAGATGGAGCTCCAGAGTGAG ctgaAGTATAAAGCTGAGGTGAAGGAAAACTCCAGTAATCTGTACTCGCTCATGCCCGAGACGCTGGACACGCAGTTCGCCAAACACACTGCGGAGTTACAGAGTGAC GTGAAGTATAAGGAGGCCAGTAAGCAGCAGATGAGCAGATCTCTGTACCATCAGCTCCCAGAGACTCCAGAAACTCAACACGCTCGAGACGCCTCTCACATCCAGAGCCAG GTGGCCTATAAAGGCATCAGGAAGGGCGATTTCTCTGGTTCCTCCTTCACTGTGGTCCCCGACTCGGCAGAGATGAAGTTCGTTCAGCAGATCTCGCACATGCTCAGTGAG AAAGAGTACCGTGAGGAGGGCCGGAGGAACTTCTCATCCAGTGTTTACTCTCAGCTGGGCGACACTCCAGAGACTCAGTTCATCAGATCAGTGTCTGACCTGCAGAGCGAG GTGAAATACAAGGCGTCTGGGAAGCAGCAAGTGAGCGACTCGCTGTACGCCACACTGCCAGAGACGCTGGACACGCAACATGCTAAACACGCCACCGCCATCATCAGTGAG GTGAAGTACAAAGAGGACGGCAGACAGAGTTTGTCCAGTCCATTATTCACTCGACTGCCAGAGACGCTGCAGACACAGACGGCCAGAGAGATCGCAGACGCACAGAGCAAC GTCAGATATAAGCAGAAGAATGATCAGGTCAGTCTGTATTCACTCCTGCCGCAAACCGCAGACACAGAGTTCGCCAAACACATGAGCGACGTCCAGAGTGAG CTTCAGTACAAGCAGGAGGGTAAGAAGGAAGCGGAGAGCAATCTGTACAGCCTGATGCCACAGACGCTCGAGACTGAACACGCTAAAGACGCCTATGAGTTGCAGAGTCAG GTTAAATATAAAGAGAAGAACAGAACAGATGCATCTCTTTACGCCTGTCTGCCCGAGACTCAGGACACGGAACACGCCAAACACGCCGGAGAGCTGCGCAGTGAG CTGAAGTATAAAGAGGCTGTGAAGAATGATCTGTCCTCACCACTGTACTCACAGATGAGTGACACTGCAGAAATCCAGCGGCTCCGAGATCTCACTGCACTGCAGAGTCAG GTTCAGTATAAGACTGAAGGACAGAAGCTCTTGAGCTCCAGTGTTTATTCTCAGATGGCAGAGACTCCAGAGACACAGTTCATGAAGACAGTGACTGAACTCCAGAGCGAT gtgaagTATAAGGAGGCCAGTAAGCAGCAGATGAGCAGATCTCTGTACCATCAGCTCCCAGAGACTCCAGAAACTCAACACGCTCGAGACGCCTCTCACATCCAGAGCCAG GTGAAGTATAAAGAGAAGGTAAACTCCTCGTCTCTTTACTCGCGTCTGCCGGAGACGTCAGAGACTCGACTGGCCAGAGAGCTGACAGATGTCTGCAGCGAG GTCAGATACAAAGAGGACGGGAGGAGGGACGTGTCGTCGTGTCTGTACTCACATCTGCCCGAGACGCCGGAGACACAGTTCGCCAAACAGCAGACTGAGCTCCAGAGCCAG AATCAGTACCGGAGAGAGACGCAGGAGGATCTGTCTCACTGTCTGTACTCACAGCTGCCCGAGACGCTGCACACACAGTTTGTGAAGGAGCTGACGCCGCTCATCAGTGAG AGCAAATACAGAGAGTCTGGGAAGAAGGAGAGCAGCACGTGTCTGTATCACACGCTCCCAGAAACCAAAGACACGCAACACGCCAGAGACGCCACACAGATCCAGAGCGAG GTCAGATATAAAGAAGGGAAGAGTCTGCAGTCGTGCAGTGTTTACTCTCAGCTGCCGCAGACGCCGCAGACTCAGCTCGCTGCCAGAGTCTCTGAGCTTCAGAGCGAT AATAAATACAGAGAGGACGGCAGGAGGAGCATCTCCAGCTGCCTGTATTCTCAGCTGTCCGAGACGCCAGAGACGCAGTTTGTCCGAACAGTGACCGACCTGCAGAGCGAC AGTAAATATAAAGAGGCAGGAAGGAAGCAGGCGTCCGGTGCTCTGTATTCTCTGCTGCCGGAGACTCTGGAGACTCAACACGCCAAAGACGCCACGGACCTCCTGAGTCAG ATGAAATACAAGGAGGAGGCGAAGAAAGAGGCTTCTGTCAGTCTGTACACTCTTCTGCCAGAGACGACTGAGACTCGGCACGCCAAACACGCCTCTGAACTCCtgagcgag AATAAGTACAAGCGGAGCAGTAAACAGGAGAACAGCAGCAGTATTTACTCTCAAATGCCACAAACACAGGAAACACAGTTTGCCAAACAGATGGCGGAGCTTCAGAGTgat AATCAGTACCGGAGAGAGACGCAGGAGGATCTGTCTCACTGTCTGTACTCACAGCTGCCCGAGACGCTGCACACACAGTTTGTGAAGGAGCTGACGCCGCTCATCAGTGAG AATAAATATAAGGAGGATGGAAAGAAGGAGCTGCAGAAGTGTCTGTATGCCCATCTGCCAGAAACCAGTGAAACACAACACGCCCGAGAGCTGACACAACTCTACagtcag AAGAGCTATAGAGACTCTCTGGACGCTCAGGTGTGTTTGTACGCTCAGATGCCACAGACAATTGAGACAGTGTTCGCTAAAGAAGTGTCCAAACAACAGAGTGAT AAACTCTATAAAGAGAAGTTTAACTCAGAGAAAGGCAAATCAAATTACTCACAGATGAAGGATCTGCCGGACGTCACACACGCCATACAGGTCAACAAACACCAGAGTAAc GTGGCGTATCGCCGAGGGAAAGAGGAGCTTCATAAATTCAGCGAGGTGATGGACAGACCTGACATCCGGAACGCCACACACGCCAGTAAACTCGCCAGTGAC GTGGCCTACAGAAGTAAAGTGGACGTGTTTGACCAGCGAGCACTGCTGGAGCGACCCGACATACAACATGCCCAAGAAGCTGCGCGACTGGCCAGTCAG GTCAACTACAAGCAGAAGTTTGAGAAGAATCTGAGAGAACAGAAGCCACAGTATAACCCCAGCGAGTGTGTGAgcttcagacacacacaggccgCGTCGGCTCTGGCCAgtcag gtgaAGTACAGTCAGAAGAAGCTGCAGGCCGTCACTGATTTACCAAACCTGCTTCATCTGGGTCACGTGCTCCACGCCAGCAAACTACAGAGCAAC GTGGAGTACAGGAAGAAGTATGAGGAGTCTAAGGGGCACTACCTCCTCGCTCTTGACACAGCTGAACAGCGCCACCATCAGGAGAACGCTGTGCTGCACAGTCAG TGGAAATATAAAGAGGAATATGAGAAGAACCGAGGGAAGTCACAGATGGAGTTTGGGGACACACAGATGTATAAAGTGTCAAAGGAAGCTCAGAAGATGCAAAgcgag AAGGAGTATCGTAAGGAGTATGAGAGCCAGATGAAAGGCAAGGTTCTGCTGGAGGTGGATCTGACGCCGGCGTATCTATCGGCTCGTTACGCCAGCAGCCTCGTCAGTGAG AAGGAGTATCGTAAGAAtctggaacaggaagtgaaaggGAAAAGCCTGACAGGTCTGGAGGAAACACCAGATCTGCTTCGGGTGAAAAACGCTGGACACATTCTGAGTGag AAGGAGTATCGTAAGGATCTGGAGAGTGAGATCAGAGGGAAGGGAACCGACGTCACAGCAGATAGCCTGGAGATCCAGAGAGCAAAGAAAGCATCTGAGATCAGCAGCGAC GTGTCGTACAGACAGGCGTCTCAGCACAGAGAATCGTCATTCAGCACGGTGACAGACACACCTGCGCTGCTGCACGCTGCTTACCTGAGAGACGTCTACAGTCAG aagaaGTACCGTGGTGACATGGAGCGTCTGAAGAGCTTGTGTTCTGCCGCATCAGACACACCAGAGATCCAGAGAGTGAAGAATAACCAGCGCAACATCAGCGCa ctcttCTACACATGGGACTCACGGCTGATGAAGGGTCTGATGTCAGCGGTCACTGACTCTCCAGAAATCAAGCTGGCACGAGAAAACACCAAGAACATCAGTGAC GTTCAGTACAGAGAGTCTGTCGGATCCGGAACAGCTGTGACTGACACTCCTGAGATGGAGCGCGTGCGCAGGAACCAGCACAACATCAGCGAC GCCAAATATAAGAAAGCGGTCGATCCGGTCAGTGTGGGAGTGACACCAGAGCTGGAGCGGGTCAAACAGAACCAGCAGAACATCAGCACG gtgcagTACCAGCGCAGTTTGaaggaggtcaaaggtcactccTGCTCAGAGCTGGATACGCCTGAAATGAGGCGTGTGCGGAAGTCTCAGGACGCTGTTTCCATG gcgaAGTATCACGAGGAGTTCGAGCGCTCGCGGGGTCGAGGGGCCACACACACCCTCGATGAGCAGCACATGGCACGTCTCCATGGAGACCAGCTGATGGGCACCGGCGACGgttaccatggcgtccagccgcAGGTGGTTGAGATGGACCGCAGATCAGCAGGAGCCTCTG GTGTGTACCAGCATCACTCCCATCCTCCTCAGCAGGGATACGGACACAGCGGTCAGTCTCCTCCACACTCGACCTCCACG cAGAGGGTGTACCGGGCACTGTATGATTACGCCGCTCAGGATCACGACGAGGTCTCCTTCCGTGACGGTGATGTGATCATTAATGCGCAGCCCATCGATGAGGGATGGATGTTCGGCACGGTCCAGCGCACCGGAAAGTCTGGCATGCTTCCGGCCAACTACGTGCAGTGTTTGAACTGA